In Pyramidobacter porci, the DNA window AATAGACGGAGACGGTTCCAGTCATTCGAGTATCTTGCTGCGCGCGGATTGCGACGCTCTGGAGATGACCGAAGCCCCGGATAATGCCGCTGGGAAGAAAATCTGCATAAGTTCCAATCCTAACGCCGCGCATATGTGCGGGCATGATTCGCATACCGCGATACTTCTCGGCGCGGCTAGAATTCTTGCCAAGATGCCTCCAAATTCAATACGGGGAAAAGTGTATCTTCTGTTCGAAAGGGGGGAGGAGGGGGGGAACTGTATCTATTACGTAATGAAATACATTCAGCTGCATAAGCTCAGGATTGATAGTTGTTTTGCGTTGCACGTGGAACCGGATCTTCCCGTCGGAACTTTTTGGATCAGGGAAGGTCCCGCGAACGCTGGGAACGTGAATTTTGAGATTCGCCTCTATGGAAAAGGCGGGCACGGTTCGCGCCCGGATCTTGCAAATAATCCACTGGATTGTTTTGTCGCTGTGCTGAACCAGTTGAAGGACGTCAGATACAAATACATTGCTCCCAATGATTTGATTACCTACAACATCGGCTCCGTGCACTGTGGCACAAGACGCAACATTGTTCCGGATATGCTTGAATTCAGCGGGACCGCCAGATTTTACAATGTGGAGGCAGGCGGAATATTCAAAAAGAAGTTGCGCGATATTGTGGATAAGTGCGCCGATTTTTATGATTGCGTCGTCGAATATCGCGTCTTTTCTGGCCCTGGGCTGTCGGTCGTCAACAACCGGGAAGCGGCTCGGATTGCCGCTGATGCCGTGACAGAGATGTATGGCAACGGTTGCCTGAAAGATTTGCCGATAAGCCTTGGCTCTGAAAGTTTCGCAATGCTGTCGAACTACTATCCGAGCGTTATGATTCGTCTGGGCGTGCGGAACGAAGAAAGAGGAATGACGGCCGGATTGCACAGTTCTCATTTCGACTTGGACGAGGATGCCATTCCTTATGGGATCTCGGCGCATTTAGCGTATGTAATGAAATATATGAGCGTTGCGGATCGTGCGATTCCGTTCGAAGGATTTGCCGGAGACGTTGATGCCGTGCTGAAGCTGACGAATCGCCCTGTTCCAAAACGCTATGATACTATGTGATGCGTCGCCGCATAAAACGTGCGGCATTTAGGGCGCGCCGAAAACTCAGTATGACTTTTCAGAGGAAAAACTGTTTCTCGTCGAATGCAGGGCGAAGCGCATTGAGAGTCGCCGCTTTTCCGACACTGCGAGATGAAGCGTCGTAACAAAACGAGCAGACTGAGGAAATTTTTCTTCGGTCTGCTCGTTTTGTTGTTGAAAAGATTTTGCGAAAAAATTTACTCGTTGTAATTCGCCGCGCGGTGGACGGCGAAGACGCGGCGGCCGCGCAGGGAGACGTTGAGCTTCTTTTCCAGCTTGCGCGCGATACGCACGAAAGGCGTGCCGATCAGCAGATAAATCACTGCGACGATGAGGCCCGTGCCGAAGTAATCGTAGTTGACCGTGGCCAGCTGCCCGTAGGTGCGGGTCAAATCGACGAGCGTGATGATGGAGACCAGCGACGAGTCCTTGAGCAGGGCGATGAAGTCGTTGGTCATCGGCAGCAGAGAGACGCGGATCGCCTGAGGCAGGATTACGTGGCGCAGCGCTTCGCGCTTGGTCATGCCGAGTGCCAGCGCGCCTTCCATCTGGGCGCGCGGCACTGCCTCCAGCCCGGCACGGTAGTTCTCCGACTCGTAGGCGGCGTAGTTCAGTCCCAGCGCCAACGTTCCGGCCACGAAGGGCGAGAGCTGTACGCCCACGTTGGGCAGTCCGTAAAAGATGAAGAACAGCTGGATCATCACCGGCGTGCCGCGGATGAACTCGGTGTAGCAGGCGGCGAACGCCCGCAGCGGCAGCGGGCCGAAGAGGCGGCAGACGGCGATGAACAGGCCGACGATCAGCGCTAGGGCCATCGAGGCGACAGAAACTTCCAGCGTCACGACGGCGGCGCGTCCGAACGACGGCAGAAAGCCGACGTAGCGTTTGATTCGCTCCGGCCAGCTGCGCGCGCCGCGCTGGATGTCCGCCCAATGCTCGTACATGATCGGTTTCTCAAGCGCTGGCCGGTCGTCGTTGAAGTATTCCGCCATGAGCGGGTTCCATAGATTCCAGCGGTCGTAGATGCGGCGCAGCGTGCCGTCGTCGCGCAGCGTCACGATCGCTTCGTTGACGCGCTTCAAAAACGCCTCTTCGCCTTTGCGGATCGTCATGGCGTACTCCATGCGGCCGATCGGTTCGCCCACAAACTCGAACATGGGGTTGAATTGCGAATAATAAATCGACATGGGCGCGTCCATGACGACAGCGTCAAGGCGGCCGTTCTGCATGTCTTGGTAAGCCGTGGCCTCATTTTCGTAGCTGCGGATGTCGGCGATGCCGGCCTTGGCCAGCGTCTCGTAGGCATAGGAGCCACGCAGCGTGCCGATCGTGTGCCCGCGCGCGTTTTCGAGGTTGCTGACGCCGGCGGGATTGCCCTTGGGCACGACCATCTGCAGGTAGGTGACGTAGTAGGGGATGGAGAAGTTGATCGTCTCCTGCCGCTCCGGCGTCACCTCGATGCCGTTGATGGCGATGTCGTAAAGACCGCGCTGCATGCCGGGGATGAGGATGTCCCAGACGTTCTGCACGAACTGGGGCTTCAATCCCATTTCAGCTGCCAGCGCCTCGGCGATTTCGGTTTCGAAGCCCGTCAGTTTCTCGGGCTCGGAAGGGTCGTACAGGATAAAGGGCACTCCGCCCTCGGAGTTGCCGCCCCATCTCAACACTTTGTCGGGCATGAACTCGGCGGCGAACGAGCATGAAGCGGAAAGCAACGTTGCAAACACGATGACGCCTATCTTCGGCTTGATTCTCATGAAGTAGTATCAACCTCGCATTCTGGAAGATGGCTGTACGTGAATAAGACTAATTGTGATAGCTCGCGGGGCGCAGTGTCGCATCGCGGCCATGCTTTCCAGAGCGGTTGCCGCGGATGGCCACGGCAAGGCGGCGTTCGGTGTAGCGGGCCAGACGCACAAAGGGCAGCCCCAGCAGGAAGTAGATCAGGGCGACCATGATGCCGATGCCGAAATAATCGTAATAAGTGTTCGCCAATTGACCATAAGCCTTGGTCAGGTCGATCAGCGTGATCATGGAGACCAGCGACGAGTCTTTGAGCAGCGAGATGAAATCGTTAGTCACCGGCGGCAGCGAGACACGCACGGCCTGGGGAATGACCACGTAACGCAGCGCCTGGCGTTTGTCCATGCCCAGGGCGAGGGCTCCTTCCATTTGGGCGCGCGGTACCGCCATCAATCCGGCGCGGTAGTTCTCGGCCTCGTAGGCGGCGTAGTTCATGCCCAGACCGATCACGCCGGCCATGAACGGCGACAGTTTGATGCCGATGTTGGGCAGGCCGTAGAAGATGAAAAACAGCTGGATCAGCACCGGCGTGCCGCGAACGATCTCGATGTAGGCCGTCGCCAGGCGGGAGATGAGCTTGGGCGCGAAAAGGCGCGTGATCGCCAGCAGCAGCCCCAGCACGATGGCCAGGCTCATGGCGCAAACCGAAACTTCCAGCGTGACGACGGCGGCCTTGCCGAACGTGGGCAGAAAGCCCACGTAGCGTTCGAAGCGCTGTTTCAGCGTCATGCCTTGCCGCTGATACTCCGCCCAGGCGTTGAACTTGTCGGGGCCGAAGCGGGCCGGCGAATCGTCGTTGAAGAATTTTGCCATGACGGGCGTCCACATGTTCCAGCGGTCGTAAATGCCGCGCAGCGTGCCGTCGTCGCGGATCGATACCAGCGCCGCGTTCAGCTTGTTCAGCAGCTCGGTCTCGCCCTTGCGCACGGGAATGCCGTAGCTGATCTCGCCGATCGGCTCGCCGACAAATTCCAGATCCGTGTTGAAACCGGCGTAGAAAATGGCGATCGGCGAGTCCATCAACACCGCGTCGAGACGGTCATGGGCCATGTCCTGATAGGCGTTGATCTCGTTGTCGTAAGTGCGGATTTCGTCCACGCCGGCGTCGGCCAGCGTGAAGAAAGCGTAGGATTGTTTCAGCGTGCCGACGCGTTTGCCCACGCAGTCCTGCAGCGACTTGATATTGGCGGGATTGCCCCTCTGAACCACCAGCTGCAGGAACGTCTTGTAATAAGGCAGCGAAAAGTCGACTTCTTCCTTATGTTCCGGCGTGATCTCCAGGCCGCTCAAGGCGATATCGTACAGCCCGAGGTTGAGACCGGGGATTAGATTGTCCCAGCCGTTGTGGACGAATTTCGGCGTCATCCCCATGCGTTCGGCCAGGGCATCGACGATGTCGATCTCGAAGCCGATCATGATCTTGTCGTCGCGGGGATCCATGAACATGTACGGCACGTTGCCCTCGGAATCGCCGCCCCACCTCAGGGTCGGCTTATCCGCCGTCACGGCCGGAGAGGCGATGGCCAGCAGCGCCGGCAGGACGCAGAGAAGAGTGCGCAACCGTTTCATCAGTAGCTCACTCCGTTAAGGTGGCGCAGAAAGTTCTGCGTGCGGGGATCCTTGGGCTGCGTGAAGAGGACGTCGCCGTCTTCTTTCTCGACGATTTCGCCGTCGTGCATGAAGACAATGTAGTCCGAGGCGTCGCGGGCGAAGTTCATCTGATGGGTGACCACGACCTGGGTCATGCCGTCGCGGTCCAAGTCTTTCATGACTTGAAGGACTTCGCCGACCAGCTCCGGATCGAGCGCCGAAGTCGGCTCGTCGTACAACATCACCTTGGGCTGCATGGCCAGCGCTCGGGCGATCGCGGCGCGTTGCGTCTGCCCGCCCGACATGGTCACGGGGTACTTGTCGGCAAAATCGGACAAACCGACTTTTTCGAGCAGTTCGAGGCCCTGCTTTTTAGCGTCCTCTTCTTTGACATGCTTGACCACCATCGGAGCCAGCATGATGTTTTCAAGAACAGTTTTGTGCGGGAACAGATTGAAACTCTGAAAAACCATTCCGACTTCCTGACGCATCTTGTGGCAGGCGTCGAGGAACTTCTTGTCGAAATCACGATCTTTCTCTTCGTCCTCAACGGAACGGCTGACCGTTACGCCGGCTATGGAAATCGTGCCGGAATCGATGTATTCGAGGCAGTTCAAACACCTGAGAAAGGTGGATTTGCCACAGCCCGAGGGGCCGATGATGGAAACGAGGTCCCCTTCTTCAATGTCGATGGATACGCCCTTTAAAATGGTCGCTCCGTCTTCGTAACCCTTACGCAGGTTTTTCACCTGGATCAACGGTACAGCCGCGTTGGTCAAAAGTCTCATCCTCCTGTTACAGGTCGGGCATGAAGCTGTCGTCCTCCCTATAGCCTGTGCCGGTTCGCTCCCACAGGGTCCGGCATTTTTTTGTGTAAAAGTTTTCGCCCCTTCGTATTCCAGCTGCGCAGCCTTGGAACGGCCGGCAGTGGAGTCTCTCGTCATGAGGACGAGGTCATAATAATTATAGGGTGATTTCTCCCTTTGACAAGACCTGAATTTTCTCGAGCCGGTCGATTTGTCAGGCAAAATTCGTCGGAAGCTTCGCGTCATTTTGTCAAAAACGCGCAAAGGACTTTGTGATATCGTTCGTTTAATCCCGTACGACTTTGCGGAAACAGGCGACGAAAAATTTCTGCGGCGGAATTTCGCCCCGTAAAAATCATTGCCGAGTTTTTCTATAGGAATTTATCCTTGCGGCGTAAAAACATATTGATATAATAGGTTTATCTCAACAATCCGAGATCGATGGGGGAGTTTCATGTTAAAAGAACTGTTGAAAGTCGATGGCCTGACCGTGCGCGTGGAGGACCGGGAGATCCTTCGCGGCGTCGATCTGACGGTGAACGCCGGCGAGACGCACGTCCTCATGGGGCCGAACGGCGCCGGCAAGTCGACCTTGGGGTACGCTCTGATGGGCGACCCGCGCTATACGGTCGGCGCGGGAAAAATTTTCTTCGACGGCCGGGACGTGACCGAAGCATCCGCGGCGCAGCGCGCCAAGGCGGGGATGTTCCTGTCGTTTCAGGCGCCGCTGGAAGTGCCCGGCCTGACGCTGAGCGGTTTTCTCCGCACGGCGCTGGAACAGCGCACGGGCGGGCGCGTCAAGTTCGGGGCTTTCCGCAAGGAGCTGGCGAAGGCGATGGAAGTTCTGCAGATGGATCCGTCCTACGCTGACCGCGACC includes these proteins:
- the sufC gene encoding Fe-S cluster assembly ATPase SufC: MLKELLKVDGLTVRVEDREILRGVDLTVNAGETHVLMGPNGAGKSTLGYALMGDPRYTVGAGKIFFDGRDVTEASAAQRAKAGMFLSFQAPLEVPGLTLSGFLRTALEQRTGGRVKFGAFRKELAKAMEVLQMDPSYADRDLNVGFSGGEKKKSEILQLLMLKPSFAILDETDSGLDVDAVHVVSAGIREYQKNENAALMIITHNARILESLRVDAAHVLVQGRLVASGGAELVGEIGARGFEGFLGR
- a CDS encoding ABC transporter substrate-binding protein/permease — protein: MKRLRTLLCVLPALLAIASPAVTADKPTLRWGGDSEGNVPYMFMDPRDDKIMIGFEIDIVDALAERMGMTPKFVHNGWDNLIPGLNLGLYDIALSGLEITPEHKEEVDFSLPYYKTFLQLVVQRGNPANIKSLQDCVGKRVGTLKQSYAFFTLADAGVDEIRTYDNEINAYQDMAHDRLDAVLMDSPIAIFYAGFNTDLEFVGEPIGEISYGIPVRKGETELLNKLNAALVSIRDDGTLRGIYDRWNMWTPVMAKFFNDDSPARFGPDKFNAWAEYQRQGMTLKQRFERYVGFLPTFGKAAVVTLEVSVCAMSLAIVLGLLLAITRLFAPKLISRLATAYIEIVRGTPVLIQLFFIFYGLPNIGIKLSPFMAGVIGLGMNYAAYEAENYRAGLMAVPRAQMEGALALGMDKRQALRYVVIPQAVRVSLPPVTNDFISLLKDSSLVSMITLIDLTKAYGQLANTYYDYFGIGIMVALIYFLLGLPFVRLARYTERRLAVAIRGNRSGKHGRDATLRPASYHN
- a CDS encoding ABC transporter substrate-binding protein/permease, with translation MRIKPKIGVIVFATLLSASCSFAAEFMPDKVLRWGGNSEGGVPFILYDPSEPEKLTGFETEIAEALAAEMGLKPQFVQNVWDILIPGMQRGLYDIAINGIEVTPERQETINFSIPYYVTYLQMVVPKGNPAGVSNLENARGHTIGTLRGSYAYETLAKAGIADIRSYENEATAYQDMQNGRLDAVVMDAPMSIYYSQFNPMFEFVGEPIGRMEYAMTIRKGEEAFLKRVNEAIVTLRDDGTLRRIYDRWNLWNPLMAEYFNDDRPALEKPIMYEHWADIQRGARSWPERIKRYVGFLPSFGRAAVVTLEVSVASMALALIVGLFIAVCRLFGPLPLRAFAACYTEFIRGTPVMIQLFFIFYGLPNVGVQLSPFVAGTLALGLNYAAYESENYRAGLEAVPRAQMEGALALGMTKREALRHVILPQAIRVSLLPMTNDFIALLKDSSLVSIITLVDLTRTYGQLATVNYDYFGTGLIVAVIYLLIGTPFVRIARKLEKKLNVSLRGRRVFAVHRAANYNE
- a CDS encoding M20 metallopeptidase family protein, which produces MKGVDLVRLSREMSGYAVDVRRYLHVHAEPTSREFETVRFIRCELEKIGLKYVNIPDGGVLAEIDGDGSSHSSILLRADCDALEMTEAPDNAAGKKICISSNPNAAHMCGHDSHTAILLGAARILAKMPPNSIRGKVYLLFERGEEGGNCIYYVMKYIQLHKLRIDSCFALHVEPDLPVGTFWIREGPANAGNVNFEIRLYGKGGHGSRPDLANNPLDCFVAVLNQLKDVRYKYIAPNDLITYNIGSVHCGTRRNIVPDMLEFSGTARFYNVEAGGIFKKKLRDIVDKCADFYDCVVEYRVFSGPGLSVVNNREAARIAADAVTEMYGNGCLKDLPISLGSESFAMLSNYYPSVMIRLGVRNEERGMTAGLHSSHFDLDEDAIPYGISAHLAYVMKYMSVADRAIPFEGFAGDVDAVLKLTNRPVPKRYDTM
- a CDS encoding amino acid ABC transporter ATP-binding protein, with amino-acid sequence MTNAAVPLIQVKNLRKGYEDGATILKGVSIDIEEGDLVSIIGPSGCGKSTFLRCLNCLEYIDSGTISIAGVTVSRSVEDEEKDRDFDKKFLDACHKMRQEVGMVFQSFNLFPHKTVLENIMLAPMVVKHVKEEDAKKQGLELLEKVGLSDFADKYPVTMSGGQTQRAAIARALAMQPKVMLYDEPTSALDPELVGEVLQVMKDLDRDGMTQVVVTHQMNFARDASDYIVFMHDGEIVEKEDGDVLFTQPKDPRTQNFLRHLNGVSY